Proteins co-encoded in one Rhodococcus sp. PAMC28707 genomic window:
- a CDS encoding alpha/beta hydrolase, with protein sequence MSIDVELLDVAGVDIAYRDFGGADPVPTVLVHGMGGDSSTWDRFADALTDAGRRVVTVDLRGHGRSAHTDDYSFDAFGGDVAAVLDHLGLAQVDLVGHSLGAYAVSVVAQQRPASVRSLVVEEMPIPIRPGDAPPSLTGRLPTITELWHAGSSIIRHPRAVFAFDRSMTKPALAQFRRPNAQWWSRLPDITASTLVLRGGPGGMVDADRLAILTGEIRSCQVVAFETGHSIHRDDYQSFESVVLPFLMRDRI encoded by the coding sequence GTGAGTATCGACGTGGAATTACTCGATGTGGCCGGCGTCGACATCGCCTACCGAGATTTCGGTGGAGCCGATCCTGTTCCTACCGTGTTGGTGCACGGCATGGGCGGTGACAGCAGCACCTGGGACCGTTTCGCCGACGCACTCACCGATGCGGGTCGTCGCGTCGTCACGGTCGATCTGCGCGGACACGGACGCAGTGCACACACCGACGACTACTCTTTCGACGCTTTCGGCGGCGATGTGGCGGCTGTGCTCGACCATCTCGGGCTCGCGCAGGTAGATCTGGTCGGGCATTCATTGGGCGCATACGCAGTGTCGGTGGTGGCGCAGCAGCGCCCCGCATCGGTTCGGTCCCTCGTAGTCGAGGAGATGCCTATTCCGATTCGGCCGGGAGATGCGCCACCGTCGCTCACCGGCCGCCTGCCCACCATCACCGAACTCTGGCACGCGGGTTCCAGCATCATCAGGCATCCGCGCGCTGTCTTCGCATTCGACCGTTCGATGACCAAACCTGCTCTTGCTCAGTTTCGCCGACCCAACGCTCAGTGGTGGTCCCGGTTGCCGGACATCACTGCCTCGACACTCGTGCTTCGCGGTGGCCCGGGCGGGATGGTCGATGCCGACAGGCTCGCCATTCTCACCGGTGAGATCCGCTCGTGTCAGGTTGTGGCATTCGAGACCGGTCACAGCATCCATCGTGATGACTACCAGTCATTCGAGAGCGTCGTGCTCCCATTCCTGATGCGTGATCGAATCTGA
- a CDS encoding DNA polymerase Y family protein: protein MSRVLALWCPDWPAVAAAAVADLPATHPVVVTSANRVIACSAPARAAGVRRGLRRREAQARCPDVYVATADSDRDGRLFEPVAAAIDAVAPGVEVLRPGLLILSARGVSRYFGSEHKAAERLIDQASGAGVECQIGIADELTTAVIAARHAAVVPRGGAARFLSPLPVAELAAEPSLAAADRGELIDLLLRLGLRTIGDFAALMPGEVASRFGSDAVLAHRSARGEPERPPSARALPPDLNVEHRCDPPIDRVDAAAFAGRGMAEKLHRTLAAAAVACTRLLVHASTGNGENLSRIWRCAEPLTPEGTADRVRWQLDGWLTGRSESRPTAGIILLRLEPVEVVAAGELQLGLWGSVGDEDERARRALVRVQGLLGGDAVKVGVLSGGRGPVERVTLRSLGDELVPLLDPAAPWPGRLPHPAPAAVMQTRPEVALEDDGGNCVHVTDRGGFDTAPVGLRWGSKKWTLHGWAGPWSLDERWWDPVVGARGARVQVLLEENRALLLVYERSVWRVEGIYE from the coding sequence ATGAGCCGCGTCTTAGCGCTGTGGTGTCCGGACTGGCCTGCTGTCGCAGCTGCAGCGGTGGCCGATCTGCCGGCGACTCATCCTGTGGTGGTCACCTCGGCCAATCGGGTGATTGCATGCTCGGCACCGGCACGAGCGGCAGGGGTCCGCCGAGGCTTACGGCGTCGTGAAGCACAGGCGCGATGTCCGGATGTGTATGTGGCAACGGCAGATTCGGATAGGGATGGGCGCTTGTTCGAGCCGGTCGCAGCGGCCATCGATGCTGTCGCGCCAGGTGTGGAGGTGTTGCGTCCAGGGTTGTTGATTCTGAGTGCGCGTGGGGTGAGTCGATACTTCGGGTCGGAGCACAAAGCTGCCGAAAGATTGATCGATCAGGCTTCGGGTGCAGGGGTGGAATGCCAGATCGGAATCGCCGACGAGTTGACGACGGCCGTCATTGCAGCTCGTCATGCGGCAGTCGTCCCGCGGGGCGGGGCTGCGCGTTTCCTCTCTCCACTCCCGGTTGCCGAGCTGGCAGCGGAGCCGAGTCTTGCCGCCGCGGACCGTGGAGAGCTGATAGACCTGTTGCTTCGCTTGGGTTTACGAACTATCGGCGATTTCGCGGCGCTCATGCCAGGGGAGGTGGCGTCCCGGTTCGGGTCCGATGCGGTTCTCGCTCACCGCAGTGCGCGAGGTGAGCCGGAGCGTCCACCGTCGGCGCGTGCGCTGCCACCCGATCTGAACGTGGAACACCGCTGCGACCCGCCTATCGATCGCGTCGACGCCGCTGCGTTCGCCGGCCGAGGTATGGCCGAGAAGCTGCACCGCACGCTTGCCGCGGCGGCCGTGGCCTGCACCCGTCTCCTCGTTCATGCTTCCACCGGAAACGGTGAGAATCTCTCACGTATCTGGCGGTGCGCCGAGCCGCTGACTCCGGAGGGAACAGCAGATCGGGTGCGGTGGCAATTGGACGGGTGGCTCACCGGGCGCAGCGAGAGTCGGCCGACGGCAGGAATCATTCTTCTGAGGCTCGAACCGGTAGAGGTCGTTGCGGCAGGTGAGCTGCAGCTGGGCTTGTGGGGAAGTGTCGGCGACGAGGACGAGCGTGCTCGGCGGGCGCTGGTACGAGTGCAAGGTCTCCTCGGTGGTGATGCGGTCAAGGTCGGGGTACTCAGCGGGGGACGTGGGCCGGTGGAGCGAGTGACGCTTCGTTCGCTCGGCGATGAGCTGGTTCCGCTGCTGGACCCCGCTGCCCCGTGGCCGGGCCGGTTGCCACATCCGGCTCCTGCGGCAGTGATGCAGACACGTCCGGAGGTCGCTCTGGAAGACGACGGGGGCAACTGTGTACACGTCACCGATCGAGGTGGTTTCGACACGGCACCCGTGGGGCTTCGGTGGGGTAGCAAGAAGTGGACCCTGCACGGATGGGCCGGCCCGTGGTCCCTCGACGAGCGTTGGTGGGATCCGGTCGTGGGTGCGCGAGGTGCGCGTGTGCAGGTGCTTCTCGAGGAGAACCGCGCTCTGCTGTTGGTGTACGAGAGAAGTGTTTGGCGAGTCGAAGGCATCTACGAATGA